Below is a window of Plasmodium gaboni strain SY75 chromosome 11, whole genome shotgun sequence DNA.
TTTATTTGATACTAACAAATGTGGTTACATTGATATTAGAGAATTTTATTTCGCATTAAAATCATTAGgtttaaattttaaaaaagaacaaGTGAAAAGTATTTTTCTggatataaaaaaaaatattgatgAGAAATTAAATTTTGATGAATTTTTTGACATAGctacaaaatatatacatacaagatataatgatgaagaaaTTGAACAGATGTTTTCTTTATTTGATCCAAACGATACAGgttataataaataatatatataaaataaatcatatatttataattaacttttcaattttataattatttttattgtcAGGCAAAATAACACTGCaatcattaaaaaaagtatGCACAGATATAGGTATCtatggaaaaaataaaaaaaaaaaaaaaaataaataaatatttatatatatatatatataattatattttatttgttctCTTGTTAGGTGAAAATATTAGCGATTCCGAGCTTAACAACATGATACATTTTGCAGACAAAAATAACGACAAAGTTATTGATATGaatgaatttaaaaaagtCCTTTTATGCTCATGGAATAATGACCCATTAAGTGATGTTGATTCAGattcataaataaaaaaaaaaaaaaaacaaaaaaacaaataGTCATTctaattattaattatatatatatatttttttattttttaaatcaatttttttcttttttttttaagttgTCAAAAGTTcaaatacatataatacaattatatattttaatttattcttttttataacaaaaaaaaagaaaagaaataataaataaataaataaataaataaatatatacatatatatatacatacatatatatatatatatatatatttatccAATTTGATAAGTCAGGAAAGGTaacaaaaattttataattatttaaaaataaaaattaatttaaaaaatatttaattatagATAACATGtaaattttaaagaaaatataaagaaaatataaatataaataaatatatatattatttatctACATATATCCCATTTGAGTGTATAATTTTTCGTGTTAACTTAAATAATAACTAAACTTTGAATCATTTTCTATGTTGTAAATTATACTATCTACACCAAAGGACTGATAGAATTTTTCTTTCAAGATAGATGTGTAAAAATGTATGGTTGATCCACTGTCATTTCCATATGCATCATTATTTGAAGAGAATATAACTGTATGGAATAAGGTCATGAAAATATATCCATCTTCTGTTATATGTAGATCTTGGTCattaacatttttaaatttgGACAATAATGTTGAATCAggatatttttttattagatcatctaatacatttttttgtaCATAGAAATAATTTAATGATGTTGCAATTGGTCCTATTCTTATAGATGTATTATCTAGATTAAACCACTTTTCTAAATTCCATTTATTTTCTTGTTTTgttaatttatatatagattttttattatttgttacatatatataggtagataatttttcttcatGATCACCATAAgatatataagaaatatattgaaaGAGTTCATTTccttcttttttctttttatttacaacATAACAATCATATTCCTTTTcactttttttaataacacatttattaatataattataattatcatcatttcctgttatatatacaattacattattattagaaCTATTTTTTGAATCTATAGATATACCATATGGTTGTGGTATGTTTATAGTTACAAATCCTTTAGgtaaataaacatataacatattatttatagGATATGTTATAAAATGTGTATCTTTAAATGATTTATAATCAAAACctaaataatttttataaccgtcaaaaagaaaatttcCTTGATATTTCaaattatattcttctgatctatttaataaactaacataattatttctgctatcataataacatatatcattaaatattttttcttttcttgAGCAATAACTAGAAGCACTAATATGTGGAGCTAAGCTATATTGATTCgtaatattaataaaaggtaatttcttttcttcACTTTCATCATCAATCTTAATATGACGTAAATCAACCATACCTTTATTGATATTACAGTTATAGTAGTTTGTCCAAACAATTTTAACAACATggttattatttttattattat
It encodes the following:
- a CDS encoding centrin-4, which produces MIINDNTNITINEDVEKELYECFSLFDTNKCGYIDIREFYFALKSLGLNFKKEQVKSIFLDIKKNIDEKLNFDEFFDIATKYIHTRYNDEEIEQMFSLFDPNDTGKITLQSLKKVCTDIGENISDSELNNMIHFADKNNDKVIDMNEFKKVLLCSWNNDPLSDVDSDS